Genomic segment of Labilithrix sp.:
GACCGGTCTCCCCGAGGACGACGCGGAGCGCTCTGCGATCGCGGTCGTCGCGACGCTCGAGGAGGTCCTGCCGCTCCGCGAGGTCTGCGACCTCGAAGCCCAGCTGCCGTCGCGCTTCGACGAGCTGCTGAGCCACGAGCCGATCGCGGACCTCCCGAAGATGGACCGCGAGCATTTCTGCCGCCGCGTCGCGACGCGCCTCGGGCTGACGCCGGCGGAGGCGGAGACGCTCGCGCGGACCATCTTCGCGCTGCTCCGCTCCCGCATCTCGAGCGGAGAGGCGCGCCACGTCGAGGCGAACCTCCCGCCCGAGCTGCGGGAGCTATGGCAGTCGTGACTCAGAAGCCCGTGCGGCGGATCGCGTGGTACTGCGAGCCGAAGCTACGTGCATTGCGCACGCAACCGTAGCCGCAGCTCCGGCACTCCATCACCGTGGGCGCGCCCCACGCGTCGCCCTTCTCGTAGATGACGATGTGGCCGCTGCCGTTCTTGTTGTACACGAGCGCGTCGCCCGGCTTCATGCTCGCGCGCGTGATCGTCTTCCACTTGCCGGCGACGTCCCTGACGAAGTGGATCGTGCCGTACGGATGCGAGTTGGTGGAGAGGTTCTTCGCGCCGTACTGCCACGCCTTCGCGACGAGGCCGGAGCAGTCCGCGCCGTAGGAGCCGCGGTGCGTGCAGTTCGGGCACGAGCCCGTGCACGAGCCCTTCGTCGACGCGGTGACGCCCGCCTTCGTCCACGCGCCGCCGCCCCAGTAATACGAGAAGCCCATCGCGAGCTTTGCGCGCGCGATCGCGTTCGCGGGCGAGGGATCGCCGTCGACGTCGACCGCCGCGTCCTCCTCGCCTTCGTCGAGCGCAGACATGTTCCCCTCCGGCGCGAGGTACGAGGCGGAGACGTATCCGCTCACGCCGTTCCACGAGACGTTGTAGAAGCCGTTCGTGGCCTGCGACTCGACCTGGAGGACCATGCCCTCGGGCACGATCGCGAGGACGCCCGCCGTCGCGTCGGCGTCCTTGCGGAGGCTCACCGCCGCCGTCGTCTTCACCTCCGGGATCCCCGCGAGCGCGTCGACGTCCGCGTCCGACGGCGCCGCGCTGTCGTCCACCGCCGTGAGCGGGACGTCCTCGAGGTCTCCCACATCACCGCTTGCTTCCTCCGGCTCGACCAAGCTGGTCGACGACGAGAGCGATTCGTCGGAGGATTGGGCCGCACATCCGATGGCAACCGACATCGACACGAAAGTGGCTACGACAAGAGAGAGCGAGCGCATGCCCCCCGTACCGCAAGCCCCGAGCCAATCGGCGATCTCCTACCGTGATCAAGATTTTACCTCGGAAAAACAGGGCGATCGTGCATCGACACGTCGTGTGCCGGCGCACATCGGACGAGCATGCGCGCGCGCGGTCTCGCGAACGTCTCCGCGTCCGGCCGCGCGTGGGTCGCGAGGACCCACCTCATGAACGCTCGCACGAGGATCGTCGCGATCACGGTGATTGCGGCTGCCATCATCACGGTGCTGGTGATCGCGGGGCGGAGAGAGAGGTCCAACAGCAGCGAACCGCCGCCGAACGGATCTGGAGTGGCATCCGCGGCACCGTCGAACCCACAACCGCCGACCCCGAGCGCGGCGCCGGTCGTGTCGCTGGCGGACGGCGCGGTCGACCCGACCCTCCGCACGAAGTGGGGCGCGGGCGACAACGAGCTCGGGCACCTCGTGCAGGCCGAGGGCAACCCGGAAGGTCCGATGAGCCTCGCGCGCGCGGGCGACGATCTCCTCGTGCTCGATCAGGTCAACAACCGCATCGTCCGCTACTCGGGCGGCAAGCAGGTCGGCAGCTTCGCCGCCACCGCGACGACGCAGGACGTCGTCGTCGCGAAGGACGGCACGATCGTCACGCTCGATCGCCTCAAGGAGAAGTCCTTGCGCTTCTACGACAAGGACGGCCGCGAGCGCGCGCAGCTCTCGATCCCGACCGATCGCGTGAAAGATCCCGGCCTCGTCACCGGTCTCTTCACCGACGACAAGGACGTGTACCTCGAAGAGAGCCACGGCGCGCTCGTGCGCATCGGCACGACCGACGGCCGCCTCGCCGACGCGGTGAAGCTGAGCGGGCGCCCGAGCAAGGACGGCAAGCTCCTCGTCTCGGCGACGCTCGTCGGCTCGAAGCTCACCGTGAACGCGTTCGATCGCGCGAGCGGCACGCTCCGCTTCGCGCGCGTCATCCCGTACCCAGAGCCCACGCGCGAGGTCGCGCTCCTCGACACCGA
This window contains:
- a CDS encoding SH3 domain-containing protein, with the translated sequence MGDLEDVPLTAVDDSAAPSDADVDALAGIPEVKTTAAVSLRKDADATAGVLAIVPEGMVLQVESQATNGFYNVSWNGVSGYVSASYLAPEGNMSALDEGEEDAAVDVDGDPSPANAIARAKLAMGFSYYWGGGAWTKAGVTASTKGSCTGSCPNCTHRGSYGADCSGLVAKAWQYGAKNLSTNSHPYGTIHFVRDVAGKWKTITRASMKPGDALVYNKNGSGHIVIYEKGDAWGAPTVMECRSCGYGCVRNARSFGSQYHAIRRTGF
- a CDS encoding DUF2267 domain-containing protein; amino-acid sequence: MRSIADATGLPEDDAERSAIAVVATLEEVLPLREVCDLEAQLPSRFDELLSHEPIADLPKMDREHFCRRVATRLGLTPAEAETLARTIFALLRSRISSGEARHVEANLPPELRELWQS